TTGGATTCGCCATGACGAATACGATCGGATCAGCTGCCATCCGCTGGACATCGGCACGCTTTAGAATGCCGCCGGCGGATAGGCCGATGAAAATGTCTGCGCCCTCAATCACATCATGAAGCGAGCCTGAACGTAAATGAGGATTCGTGCGCTGCGCGTACTCGTTCCATGTCGTGTTGGAGTACTCCTCTGTGCGTACCAGCGCTCCGCTGCGGTCAACACCGATCAGCTCCTTCACGCCTGCCGCCAGCAGAATGTTCGAGCAAGCGATACCCGCCGCACCGATACCGCAGACCACGACCTTGACCTCATCGATCCGCTTCCCGACAACCTTCAGGGCATTAATAAGACCGGCATATAAGACAACGGCCGTACCGTGCTGATCGTCGTGGAATACGGGAATGTCCAGCTCTTTGCGCAGCCTGTCTTCAATTTCAAAGCAGCGGGGTGCTGCGATGTCTTCCAGATTGATGCCGCCGAAGCCGGGGGCTAAATTTTTAATTGTGGCAACAATCTCATCGGTGTCCTGCGTATTCAGGCAAATGGGAAAAGCATCGACATCCGCCAGCTGCTTGAAGAGCATCGCTTTGCCTTCCATGACCGGCATGGCGGCATACGGGCCGATATTCCCAAGCCCCAGCACAGCGGTTCCATCAGAGATGACAGCGACCGTATTGCGTTTGATCGTCAGGTTGTAGGCATTCTCCTGCTTCTCATGGATAGCCAGGCACACTCTGGCAACATCCGGCGTATAGACGCGGGATAGATCATCCCTGTTTTGAATGGGGGATTTGGGCTTCATTTCAATTTTTCCGCCGAGGTGCAGCAGGAAGGTCCGGTCCGACACATGGATAAGGCGAACACCTTCGAGTTCTTTCATTCTTGCTGTGATAGCCTCCAGCTGTGATTGCTCGGATGCGGCTACCGTGATGTCACGCACCGTCCAATTGGATCCGGTTTGGATCACGTCGATGGCAATAACGTCACCGCCATTTTCCGTAATGACCGTGATCAATTGTCCAAAGTGAATCTGCTCGGTCTGCAGCTCCAATCGAAGAATAATACTTTTACCGCCCATTTTCGTATTCATAGTTTCCTCTTCCTCCCTAATCCGTGCGAACACTTCGCAACATCGATGTATTGGTTAAAACAGATTGGTAGCCATATAGACAACCGCGGTTACCGTCAGACTGCTAAGCAGCGTAGAAAGCAGCACTGCCTGAGCGGCGTATTCCGGGTGATTCCCGTATTCCAGAGCAAATGCTGCGCTGTTTCTGGAGGTAGGAAAAGAGCTTGCGATGAGCAAGGCTTGGGCCGTTGTTCCGTCCAGCTTCAACAGAATGATGAAGGAGAAGGCGATAACAGGTGAAATGATTAATCTGCCCAACAGGCTAAGAATAAGAGCTAGACTCATTTGCTTGATTTTCAGATAAGCGGATTGTGCGCCCAAGGTAACGAGTGCAATCGCCAGGAAAGCGTCAGCGACATGCTCGACGGGATGCCAGATAAAATCAGGTATGGGAACCTGTAGGCCCCGCATGATCAGGCCCAGGATGAACGCATAAATCATAGGATTCGTCAGCAATTCCTTGTACCAGCGCTGGTTCTGTTTTTGCGCGGATACCGCATTCATCAGGCCGTACGTATTGGTTAGCAGATTCTGATAAATAGAAACCACGACCTGAATAGAAAGACCCAATGGATTATGCTGGAAGACCAGCTGGCTGAAGGAAGGCCGAAATTGCCGGAGTTGCTGAGAACGATACTGTTAGAGAACGATGACGTAAGACCCTGATCGAATTTCGCCACTCTGGCCGTAATCCGGCTAATAAGAATAAGCGCCGCGCTTTGCAGGAGCAGGAAACCCAAGATTTTGACCAGTAAGTCCGCATCAAATTTGCTTTCATAGATGTTGGTGAACCCTACCGTCGGCAGTAAGAAATAGGCATTGAGCTTGGATAATGTGTTCATATCAAAATGAAACTTTCGATGCAGCAGCACTCCGGCTGCGATAAGTAGAAACACAGGTACAATGACATTCAAGATAATAAGTCCAAGAACACTCATAACGGTTCACTCCATTAAGGAAACCCCTGTGCAGCTGGTAAGCGTCTGACCAAGATCAGGGCTCAATCCACGCTAACAGGGGCTTACGAAAGCGGTTATCCTTCTTCGTTGACCAGAACGTTTTTCCCTCTCATCTTCAAAATCAGCGGAACGGTGATCCACAGCAGCCCGATAATAAGAAAGGCCAAGGAGATGGGCTTTTGCAAGAAAATCATAAAGTCGCCGTTTGAAATGGTGAGCGCTCTGCGCATGTTGTTTTCCATCATAGGCCCCAGAATGAGTCCCAAAACAAGGGGAGCAAGCGGATAATCGTTCTTCGACAAGAAGTAGCCTACAAGTCCGCAGCCCATGATCAAGAGTAAATCGAAGATGGAGTATTGAACGGCGTATACCCCGAATACCGAGAACACGATGATCAAAGGAATCAAATATTTGGTTGGAGTTTCAATGACTTTCGCGAAAATCTTCACCAGCGGCATATTGAGAATCAGCAGCATCAGGTTGCCGACAAACATACTGGCGATAACGCCCCAAGCCAGCGCAGGGTGATCCTGGAACAATAAGGGACCCGGCTGCACGTTGTACATAATGAAGGCCCCCATGAGGATCGCGGTGGTGCCTGAAGACGGGATGCCCAGCGTGAGCAGCGGAATCATTGCGCCGCCGGACGCCGCATTATTGGCGGATTCCGGGGAAGCTACGCCCTCGATAGCGCCCTTGCCGAATTTCTCCGGATTCTTGCTGATCTTCTTCTCGACGATATAAGCGAAGAAAGAGGCTAGAATCGCGCCGGCGCCGGGCAGCAGGCCGATAAAGAAGCCGAGCACGGAGCCGCGTGCGATCGGGGCCGCACTATCCTTCAAGTCCTGCTTCGTGGGCAGGATGCGATTGATTTTGGCCAGCTCGCCGTCATTGCCTTCACGGTGCAGAATGGTTTTAAACACTTCACCAACGGCAAACATACCGACAGCAACCGTTAAGAACTCCAAGCCTTGGTACAGCTCCGGTACACCAAAGGTAAATCTTTCGACGCCGGACACGTTGTCGATTCCGATTGTAGCGAGCAGCAGGCCGAAGGCCGTCATGATCAACGCTTTAACCATCGATTTGCCCGCGAGTCCGCTAATAGCCAACAAGCCCAGAACCATGAGGGAGAAATATTCAGCAGGACCGAATTTGATGGCGACAGCGGATAAAGGCCGTGCCAGGAAAATCAGTCCGATCAAGGAGATAATCCCTGCTGCGAATGAACCGATTGCTGAGATAGCCAGAGCCGCGCCCGCTCTCCCCTGTTTCGCCATTTGATAGCCGTCCAGCGTTGTGACAACAGAAGACGATTCTCCCGGCGTATTCAGCAGGATGGAAGTCGTGGAGCCCCCGTACATTGCTCCGTAATAGACACCGGCCAGCAAAATAATCGAGCTCGTCGCCGCTTCTTCCGCGCCCAGCCCCGCAGTCATCGTTGCCGTGATCGGGATCAGAAGTGCTACGCCGCTCATCGGGCCGATCCCGGGAAGAACGCCGACTACGGTGCCAATGAGTACCCCAAAGAAGACGAAAACCACATTATGCCACTGCATAGCAGTACCTAAGCCGTGCAGTACATACTCGAACGTACTCATGTTATGCCCCTCCTAGCCATGCCGGAAATCCGGGCAGCGACCCGTCCAGAACATGCACATATAAGTAGTAAACGCCATAGGAGAAACCGGCGGCGATTAGTAGTGACACCCAGACTTTGCCTCTTTGCATCGTTTGAAAGCCGATCATCAGGAATAGAAAGGTCGAGATCACGAAACCGATGTCTTCAATAAAAAACGCGTACAAGACGGCGGCAGCGAAGATGATTCCGAATCTTTTATAATCCAGCTGTTCTTTGCTTTTCTCCGCACGCTGCTTGCGAAATGTCTCATAGATAAGACGAACGCTCATCAGAGACAGGAATGAACCCAGAATCATCGGGAAAATGTTAGCTCCCACATTACTGCCGTAAGCGCTTGTCGAAATCCCTAGGGAGCCTATGACGAAAGCAATCCCTATGGCAAAAAAGACAATACCCGCATAACGGTCAAACGTCGTATTCATAGCTGTGCCTCCTACCCTAAATCAGGGAGAAGGTTACTCTTCTCCCTGATGTCTTTAGGATTTTTATTTCTGCATACCGAGTGCTGTCAACATATCCTTCAGCTGTGTTTCCTGCTGGACCAGGAATGTTTTGAAATCGTCCCCGTTTTTATAATCCGTCTCCCAGTTGTTCGCTTCCATTTCTTTTTTCCATGTATCGGACTCTACCATTTTCTTGAGGGTGTCTTCCCAGTAGCTCTTCGCATCGGCGCTCATATTCTTCGGTCCGAAGATGCCGCGCCAGATCAGAAACTCAGCATCAATGCCTTGCTCCTTCATCGTAGGAACGTCTTTCAGGTTGCCGCCCAAACGAGCAGGCGCTGCGACAGCCAGGATGCGGATTTTGCCGGCCTTCACATATTGGTCAAGAGATGAGGCATCGGTTCCGAGAACGTCGGCGTTACCGCCAAGCAGTGCGGTGACCGCTTCGCCGCCCCCGTCATAGGACACATATTTCACCTTTTTCGGATCGATACCGTATTTGAACGCTGGCAGAATGGAGACGAGGTGGTCCATAGAGCCTGGCGCGGAACCGCCGGCTACCGTCAGCTTGGTCGGGTCGGCTTTCATATCATCGAGTAAGGATTTCAAATCCTTATACTTGGAATTAGCTGCAACGGCTACCGCTCCATAATCTTTCGTTAATTGAGCCAGCGGCGTGGTGTCGTTGAAGCCATAAGGCGTGTTGCCTTCTTTTTTCAGATGGTTGATTAGAATCGGAGGCGAGCTTACGAACAGCTTGTAGTTGTCTTTGACATCTTTGGTCGCATATTCAGCCATGAATACCGCGCCGCCGCCGCCAGGTTTGTTCTCAACAGTTACCGGCTTATCGACCGCTTTTGTATCGGAGAGAACCTTAGCGATAGTACGGGCTGTCATGTCCCATCCCCCGCCTGCCCCGGATGGAGCGATAATGCTGAGCGCCTTTTCGGGATAGTTAGATTTTGCGGCTGCTGGAGCCGTCGTTTCTTTGCCCTTATCCGCAGGTGCGCTTGTAGCTGCCGGTTTATCCGTGTTGCCGCATGCAGCTAAGCTGACGGAGAGAATACTGATGGCTGTAACCTTCCAGGAAATCGATAGAAGCTGTTTTATCAAATGAAACCCCTCCAATATAGATGTTAGTTGGTTGCTATTCTTGTATGCGCTTTCTTTGAAGCGCTTTCAGAATAACACTTGCTCCCTTCTCTTGAATAGTTTGTGACGATTAGTTGTATTAAGAGCGTTTTGGACATTTTGTTCATATTGTTCACGGCATGGTGAAGGCGGGAATCACCGAAACGGGAATGCTTTATGATACAATACATTCAAAAAAATGGAGGCTAACCGCGGCTGATGAAATTACAAACGAAGCTCGTCCTGATTATTTGTTCGCTTCTTCTGGTCGTTATTCTCAGTTTGGGGTCCATTTTCTACTACATTATGACCACTGCGCTTGAGGATCAAATCGGAACAAGGGCGCTAAAAGTGGCCGTCACGATAGCCAATATGCCGGAAATTCGAGGCGCATTTGGAACGGCTGATCCTCCCAAAATCATTCAACCCATCGTAGAGAGCATTCGAGAGCAAATTGATGCCGAGTTTATCGTTGTCGGTAATAAAGAGGGGATTAGGTACTCACATCCGATACCAGAGAGAATCGGCAAAGAAATGGTCGGCGGCGACAACGGACCTGTGCTTGAGGGTAAGGCGATAATATCCAAAGCGGTTGGCTCCCTCGGACCTTCATTGCGCGGCAAAGCGCCGGTTTTTGATGAAGGCGGACATGTGATCGGCATCGTATCCGTCGGCTTCCTAGCCGAAGATATCGATACCATAACGGAAGTGTATCAATCGCGTATTGAGCTAATCTCCCTGCTCGTGCTTGTGGTAGGTCTCATTGGCTCTCTCCTGATCGCCCGCAGCGTTAGGAATTCGATTCACGGGCTCGAGCCCAAAGAAATCGGAGAGCTGTACACAGAGAAGCAAGCGATCCTGCAAACGATTCGTGAGGGCATTATTGCCGTTAATCGCGAAGGCATCATCACGATGGCGAACCGGTATGCTCTGCAGCTGATGGAGCTGCCGCCTACCGCCAGAATCATAGGCAGACATGTGGAAACTGTATTGCCGAATACGAGATTAATCGAAGTCGTGCGAACAGGCGCGGCCGAATTCGACCAGGAGATGCTGATCGGCGATCACGAGGTGATTGTCAACCGGGTACCTATCCTGACACGCAAACAGGCGGTAACCGGAGCCGTTTCCAGCTTTCGGAGCAAATCCGAGCTGTACCGGTTAGCGGAGGAGCTCTCCCAAGTGAAGCGTTTTGCAGAAGCATTGCGGGCGCAGACGCATGAATTTTCCAACAAGCTCTATGTCATATCCGGGCTCATTCAGCTGGAATCGTATCAAGAAGCGGTCGATCTCATTACCAAAGAATCAGATGTCCATCAGAACTGGGTGCAGTTCATTATGCACGAAATCCCCGATCCAATGATCGGAGGCCTGCTGATCGGCAAATTCAACCGCGCGCAGGAGCTGAAGGTTACCTTTGAAATTGACCGCGAAAGCTCCTTTCGGGATGTGCCCGAGGGGCTTGACCGGAGCCTGCTGATTACCATCATCGGCAACCTGATTGATAATGCTATGGAGGCTGTAAGGGCGGGTGGAGAGCATGTCGAGCCTTATGTGAAGGTGTTCTTAACCGATTTGGGAGATGATCTCATCATCGAATGCGAGGATCGGGGCGGCGGAATTCCAGATGAAATCGGGGCTGCTATTTTTGAAAAGGGCTTCTCCACCAAAGCCGGTGAGCAGCGGGGTATCGGCTTGTCGTTAGTGCAGCATGCGGTTCAGAAGCTGAACGGGTACATCACGTATCAAAAAAATCCCGAGGGCGGCACGATTTTCACGGTAGCCATCCCCAAATCCGGTAACGGCAAATAGGAGTGATTGATATGAGCACGGAGCATGACGGGCAGAATATTGAAGTGCTGATCATCGAAGACGATGTAAAAATTGCTGAAATTAATCGCAGGTTTATCGAAAAAGTGGAGGGCTTTCGCGTTGTCGGAATCGCGACAGATGACGGACAAGCGAAGGAGCAGCTGGATATCCTGCAGCCGCAATTGGTCATGCTGGATGTGTTTTTCCCGGGCGGCAGCGGATTGGAGCTGCTCTCTTACATCCGTCAGCATTACCGGGACATGGACGTGATCATGATTACAGCGGCCAAAGAAATCGACACCGTCAAGGAAGCTGTGCGCTGCGGTGCGTTTGACTATATCATCAAGCCGTTGATTTTCAACCGGCTGCAGGAAACGCTGCTGCGGTATTTGGATTTTCACCGGGAGATTTACCGGCTGCACGGCAGCGGTATGGTTGACCAAAGCGATGTCGACAGGTTGTTGTCCGGCTCGGGGAGGAAAGAGCATCGGGCGGAAGTCCCTCTCCTCCCCAAGGGCATTGATAAATTAACGCTGGATAAAATTATTCAGGCGATTTCAGCTGCTGAAGGCGGCATGACGGCGGAGCAAATCGCCAAGGAAATCGGCGCCAGCCGGTCAACGGGAAGAAGATACCTGGAGCATCTGGTCAGCTCAGGCGAAGTATTCGCCGATCTCAACTATGGCGTCGTCGGACGCCCGGAGAGAGTTTACCGCAAGAAGGAGCAAGTGTAGCTTAGCCTACACATAAGCACGAATAGTCTTGAGCCCCGCCAAAGCGAAGATTCCCAGCGCCGTCATCCCGATCCCGCAGATGAGCAAGCTGATCGACGGGCTGAACCAATCAGACGCTGTGGAGAAACAGGCCAGACCAATTGGCGGCGCAATACTGGATAGGGAACCAAGCGTTCCGAATACCCTACCTTGTATAGAGGGCTCGACTTCCAGGCGGAGCATGTTATTGATAATCAAGGTGCTAAAGGAGAAGATAAAGCCTGCCATCAAAATAAACGGTAACGCCCCCCTCCGCTTCCCGTTTGGGATAGAAGCACATATACGGGGCCAAGCATGACTACGCTGAGCAGGATCCATATACCTCTGTGCTTCAGTCTGTTTCCCGCGATCATAATGAAGCCGGAGCCCAGTACGTACCCAAGAGGAATACACGCCTCAATGAGTCCAAAGATGAACGGACTCGCCAGCCACACCTGAACAGCCATTACCTGGGTCAGCATGAGCGCCGATAGAAAGAACATGAACAGCAGGGGCAGCAGCAGGAGCGCAGCCCGAACCATAGGTTCCTTCCAGATGAAGGATAGCCCGAAGAAGAAATCCTCTTTGAACGTCGTTGCCTGCTGCTGCGTGCCGGAGGGCTTGCTGGGAAATGCCCCGCCAGCGAATAAAAGCAATGCTGAAACCAGGTAGCTGACGGCATCCAGAGAGAGGGCGAATACGCCACCGTAGACCGCAACGGCGATTCCCCCAAGGGCAAAACCCGAGATGCGGATGACATTATCCGCGATCACCATGGCGCCCGAGGCTTGCTGAATCTGCTCCCTGGCCACCAGATGCACAAGCGAGGCTTGGAACGCCGGCGAGTAGAATAAACCCGCTGTGGAGGTCAGAACGGTAAGCAGCAGAATGACGTAGAAAGACGTCCCGGGGATTAGCATGGACAATGCCATTCCCGCGACGAGCAGAAACCGGCTTATGTCGGACAGGTACATTAGCACTCTGCGGTCCACCCGATCGGCGATGGTACCTGCTAAGGTGCCGAAAAGCATCTGAACAATCAAGGTGGCGATCAGCACCACAGACATCAGCTTGGCGCTGCCTGTCGATTGAAGCACCCAGAGGTTCAAAGCAATACTGTGGAACGCATTCCCAAGTAAAGACACACAGTGGCTGGCGAAGATGCAGACAAACGGCCGATTCCTCCAAATCGGCTTCGACGCCCACTTGGATAGGGCTACTGTCTGCCCCTCTGTTTGATTAGATAAACCGAGCATACAATCCCTCCTTTTAGTTACTTAAACGTTTAAATTAATAAAAAGAAAAGCAGGTAATCTTTGCGAGGATCGTTGATAAAGGGAAATGGAGAGCTCCGTAGTTTTCGGAGAAGCGTAGCGGTCGCCTTTGACAGTTTGTTATCACCTTTAAAGCATTTCATTCAATCGAATAACAAAATGTCAACAGCGATTGGAGAAAAGCTACGGAAGCTCGTAATTGCCTCTTCTTTATCGACAAACCGAGCAGAGATTACTCTGCATGAACCCACACGTACTTGTCTTCAGGCAGCTCAGCACTTTGCTCCATAAGCTGGAACATGAGTCTGCATGCTACGGATGCCTTATTCTGTGCAAACGAAACTAAACCCGCGCCTGCCGGGACGATCTGAGGGCAATCTGCCACCGCAATGACACATAGATCGGATGCAGCTGCATACTTGGCAGTCACAGCCCCAAGGAACTCCCCTATCACAATCACCTTATGCTGCTTCCGGCTGCGCAAAAAAAGCTCCAATTCTCGCTCCTGCTGCATCACGAGGATATCCCGGTCCTGAAGGCCGGAATGCCGCCTGATAGAACGGCCGAGCTCTACGTTATTGCAAGCCTCCATCACCAGACAGCGCGCCACCTCTTCTCCCACCTGCGCCGCCGCTTCACGTAAAGCACCTTCCAGATCGGCGTTTACTTTATAAAAAAGCGGATCGTCGATCAGGCTGTCGATCACAATCAGCGGAACACCCGAGGGGAATCTGCTGGAGATCGTATGAAAGCTCATCTGCTTCACATCAATGAGGAACACGCCGTCGAGCTTTCGCTCGGCAATAATATCGAGCTTGGGAGCAGCCGGATCCAGACTAGAGACAATGACGTGATACCCTTGTCCGGTCAGCTCCTGCTCCATCTGATTGACCAGCGATGCATACGTCAGCTGCCTCGATAGGCTCTCGTGCTCAAGACGGTTGATCAAGATGCCGATCAGACCTGTTTTCTGCTTGACGAGGGATCGCGCGGCGAGATTGGGAATGTAGCCCAGCTGATTGGCGATATCTTGTATGCGGCATACGGTTTCCGCAGGGATCGTCTGATTCGGCGTCTTGTTCAGCACATAGCTGACTGTCGCAATCGACACGCCTGCAGCTTTTGCAATGTCTTTTAAAGTCGGTTTTTTCATGGTACAATCGCTCCTCAAGCAACAACTTAATCGTTTAAGTGATTATCTCACAGAGAGGATTTATTTGTCTACAGCCCGCTGTCCTAATCGAGGGCAGGCGCCATGAGTCTGGTAAACCTGCTTGGCGACAAGATACGTCATAATGTGAACAACATACGCAATAAGATACATCATTTTCTATGATATAGTTGATAGGGCCAAGTTCCTCCAAACAAGACATTTTGAAGAACAGGAAGCGATTATTCTTGAAAAACAAACAACTGTATACCAACGCTAAATTTGTAGCCATTATTGCAGCTATATGTTGCTTTTTTTGGGGAAGCTCTTATCCCGCAATTAAGATTGGACTGGTCTTATTTGACATTTCACCGGATGACATTCCATCCAAGTTCGTATTTGCCGGTTACCGATTTGCCATTGCCGGAATTGCATTATTGCTTGTCGCACGGGCCTACGGCATCAAAGTTTTTTCACTTTCCTTACAAAGCTTTAGACAGCTGAGCATCCTTGGTGTAATTCAGACCACCATCCATTACGCGATCTTCTATATAGGTGTATCAAACACAAGTGGCACGAAAGGTTCGATTATGAATGCCACGACCGCATTTTTTGGCGTCGTTTTGGCACATTACGTTTATAAAAATGATAAGCTCAGCCGAGGGAAAGTCTTAGGCAGTATGATTGGTTTTCTTGGTGTCGTTATTGTTAATTTTAGTGCGGATTTGCTCAACTTTACGTTCCGTTTTACGGGAGAAGGGTTTGTGATTGTCGCTGCATTTATTTTTTCTGCTGTCGGGCTCTATGCCAAGAAGCTGACGAAAACGTTGGATGTTGTGTTAATCACCAGCTACAGCCTTTTAATAGGGGGCATTGCGCTTACGGTAATCGGCATCGCTTTTGGGGGTAAGGTCAACCATTTTACATGGGAGTCTTCATCGTTACTAATGTTTCTGGCTGTATCATCCTCTGCATCCTTCTATCTGTGGAACTGGCTTCTGAAATACAACAAGGTCGGACGTGTATCGGTCTATAATTTCCTGGTTCCTGTTTTCGGTGTCACACTTTCTTCTATCTTCTTGGGTGAGGCGATTTTGGAGATAAAGAACTTACTTGCACTCGTTCTTGTTTCTTTGGGAATATGGCTGGTTAATAAAGAAGATACATAACTTATCGAAAAATCCCCGCACATTTGTTACACTATTAAGCATACATAATAATTAACGTGTAGATATCAAAAATATACCGTAGAGAGGTGAGGCGAACGTGAGAGATCGGAAAAGCGGGTACGGACATTGCCCGAATGAAGATGGCTGTCCTGTGGAATTTACGTTGGATGTTATCGGAGGTAAGTGGAAGGGCGTGCTTCTCTATCATTTGATCGATGGTCCGAAGCGGTTTAATGAATTTCGCCGGATTTGTCCGACGATTACACAGCGCATGCTGACGCTTCAGCTGCGCGAGCTGGAGACCGATGGCATCGTGCACCGTGAAGTTTATCAGCAGGTTCCGCCCAAGGTAGAATACTCCCTCACAACTTTTGGCCGCACGTTGGAGCCTATCATTCTGAGCATTAGGAGCTGGGGCGAGACCTACAAAAGCTACCTGCGTGAACAGAGGGAATTAGAAAACAACGGGTCTTAGCAGCAGTGAATGGATAATTATAGCTTGGGTAACATAACCATGAAGTCTAGGAGGAAAGGTGTAGATCCGAATGACGGCTAGCATGGTGATGTGGTCAGGTTTGGTGATTCCGTGGCTGTCCTTGTTTTTCCTTAGAAGCGGAGCTATTCGCAGATATATCGCGGTTGCTTTATTTGTTACTGTCATCAACACGATTATTAGTCAATTGGCCTGGCATTATCATTGGTGGACCATTGAGAAACCGATATTTACTTGGTCAAAAATCATAGATGTTCCTCTCGTGTACAGCATTTTCCCGGTAGGTACGATGTGGTTGTTTGCCTATACGTATCGCAGATTTATCCGCTATCTGATTGCCAATCTCCTTGTAGATGCAGGATTTGCATTCGGGATTAGCCGATGGCTGGATCACTTAGGGCTCATCAAGACGGGATCAATGGCCCACTGGCAGGTGTATATGCTGATGGTTGGGTCGTCTGTAATTATCTACTTGTTTCAAATGTGGGTCGAGGGCGAGGATGTTGAGGTCCACATCGGGACGATTAACCGGATAAAAACCTGAGACCGCGGGGCATCCGGCGCCATTCTGCATGATATACTAGGTGATAGCAAGCGGAATGGGAGGAGATACGATGGGATTGTTTGACGGGCTGATGGGGAACGCGTCCGAGCTAAGTTTGGCCGACGTCCAAAAGGAATTCGCCCATGTGTTATCGCGGACGGAATCGGTGGAAAAAGCGTACAAATTGATTCGCGACTTGTTTATTTTTACGAATAAACGATTGATTCTGGTTGATAAACAGGGGTTATCCGGTAGAAAAATGGAAATGCATTCGATCCCGTACAAGAGCATCACGCATTTTAGCATCGAGACGGCGGGAACGTTTGACCTGGATGCAGAGATGAAAATCTGGATCAGCGGCACGCATGCCCCTATCG
This genomic window from Paenibacillus hexagrammi contains:
- a CDS encoding tripartite tricarboxylate transporter permease, yielding MSTFEYVLHGLGTAMQWHNVVFVFFGVLIGTVVGVLPGIGPMSGVALLIPITATMTAGLGAEEAATSSIILLAGVYYGAMYGGSTTSILLNTPGESSSVVTTLDGYQMAKQGRAGAALAISAIGSFAAGIISLIGLIFLARPLSAVAIKFGPAEYFSLMVLGLLAISGLAGKSMVKALIMTAFGLLLATIGIDNVSGVERFTFGVPELYQGLEFLTVAVGMFAVGEVFKTILHREGNDGELAKINRILPTKQDLKDSAAPIARGSVLGFFIGLLPGAGAILASFFAYIVEKKISKNPEKFGKGAIEGVASPESANNAASGGAMIPLLTLGIPSSGTTAILMGAFIMYNVQPGPLLFQDHPALAWGVIASMFVGNLMLLILNMPLVKIFAKVIETPTKYLIPLIIVFSVFGVYAVQYSIFDLLLIMGCGLVGYFLSKNDYPLAPLVLGLILGPMMENNMRRALTISNGDFMIFLQKPISLAFLIIGLLWITVPLILKMRGKNVLVNEEG
- a CDS encoding Bug family tripartite tricarboxylate transporter substrate binding protein, with amino-acid sequence MIKQLLSISWKVTAISILSVSLAACGNTDKPAATSAPADKGKETTAPAAAKSNYPEKALSIIAPSGAGGGWDMTARTIAKVLSDTKAVDKPVTVENKPGGGGAVFMAEYATKDVKDNYKLFVSSPPILINHLKKEGNTPYGFNDTTPLAQLTKDYGAVAVAANSKYKDLKSLLDDMKADPTKLTVAGGSAPGSMDHLVSILPAFKYGIDPKKVKYVSYDGGGEAVTALLGGNADVLGTDASSLDQYVKAGKIRILAVAAPARLGGNLKDVPTMKEQGIDAEFLIWRGIFGPKNMSADAKSYWEDTLKKMVESDTWKKEMEANNWETDYKNGDDFKTFLVQQETQLKDMLTALGMQK
- a CDS encoding tripartite tricarboxylate transporter TctB family protein; protein product: MNTTFDRYAGIVFFAIGIAFVIGSLGISTSAYGSNVGANIFPMILGSFLSLMSVRLIYETFRKQRAEKSKEQLDYKRFGIIFAAAVLYAFFIEDIGFVISTFLFLMIGFQTMQRGKVWVSLLIAAGFSYGVYYLYVHVLDGSLPGFPAWLGGA
- a CDS encoding MFS transporter; translation: MMAGFIFSFSTLIINNMLRLEVEPSIQGRVFGTLGSLSSIAPPIGLACFSTASDWFSPSISLLICGIGMTALGIFALAGLKTIRAYV
- a CDS encoding response regulator produces the protein MSTEHDGQNIEVLIIEDDVKIAEINRRFIEKVEGFRVVGIATDDGQAKEQLDILQPQLVMLDVFFPGGSGLELLSYIRQHYRDMDVIMITAAKEIDTVKEAVRCGAFDYIIKPLIFNRLQETLLRYLDFHREIYRLHGSGMVDQSDVDRLLSGSGRKEHRAEVPLLPKGIDKLTLDKIIQAISAAEGGMTAEQIAKEIGASRSTGRRYLEHLVSSGEVFADLNYGVVGRPERVYRKKEQV
- a CDS encoding NAD-dependent malic enzyme gives rise to the protein MNTKMGGKSIILRLELQTEQIHFGQLITVITENGGDVIAIDVIQTGSNWTVRDITVAASEQSQLEAITARMKELEGVRLIHVSDRTFLLHLGGKIEMKPKSPIQNRDDLSRVYTPDVARVCLAIHEKQENAYNLTIKRNTVAVISDGTAVLGLGNIGPYAAMPVMEGKAMLFKQLADVDAFPICLNTQDTDEIVATIKNLAPGFGGINLEDIAAPRCFEIEDRLRKELDIPVFHDDQHGTAVVLYAGLINALKVVGKRIDEVKVVVCGIGAAGIACSNILLAAGVKELIGVDRSGALVRTEEYSNTTWNEYAQRTNPHLRSGSLHDVIEGADIFIGLSAGGILKRADVQRMAADPIVFVMANPTPEIQPDEIEDIAGVIATGRSDFPNQINNVLCFPGIFRAALDCRAATINEEMKLAASAAIASVVSQQELNKLYIIPSVFNQEVVRRIRTSVIQAAIQTGVARRTPREFLQGDASAQAELQEQA
- a CDS encoding MFS transporter; amino-acid sequence: MLGLSNQTEGQTVALSKWASKPIWRNRPFVCIFASHCVSLLGNAFHSIALNLWVLQSTGSAKLMSVVLIATLIVQMLFGTLAGTIADRVDRRVLMYLSDISRFLLVAGMALSMLIPGTSFYVILLLTVLTSTAGLFYSPAFQASLVHLVAREQIQQASGAMVIADNVIRISGFALGGIAVAVYGGVFALSLDAVSYLVSALLLFAGGAFPSKPSGTQQQATTFKEDFFFGLSFIWKEPMVRAALLLLPLLFMFFLSALMLTQVMAVQVWLASPFIFGLIEACIPLGYVLGSGFIMIAGNRLKHRGIWILLSVVMLGPVYVLLSQTGSGGGRYRLF
- a CDS encoding ATP-binding protein; translation: MKLQTKLVLIICSLLLVVILSLGSIFYYIMTTALEDQIGTRALKVAVTIANMPEIRGAFGTADPPKIIQPIVESIREQIDAEFIVVGNKEGIRYSHPIPERIGKEMVGGDNGPVLEGKAIISKAVGSLGPSLRGKAPVFDEGGHVIGIVSVGFLAEDIDTITEVYQSRIELISLLVLVVGLIGSLLIARSVRNSIHGLEPKEIGELYTEKQAILQTIREGIIAVNREGIITMANRYALQLMELPPTARIIGRHVETVLPNTRLIEVVRTGAAEFDQEMLIGDHEVIVNRVPILTRKQAVTGAVSSFRSKSELYRLAEELSQVKRFAEALRAQTHEFSNKLYVISGLIQLESYQEAVDLITKESDVHQNWVQFIMHEIPDPMIGGLLIGKFNRAQELKVTFEIDRESSFRDVPEGLDRSLLITIIGNLIDNAMEAVRAGGEHVEPYVKVFLTDLGDDLIIECEDRGGGIPDEIGAAIFEKGFSTKAGEQRGIGLSLVQHAVQKLNGYITYQKNPEGGTIFTVAIPKSGNGK